In Ferroplasma sp., a single window of DNA contains:
- a CDS encoding alkaline phosphatase family protein — protein MRAKLFLKVAVIAIALMFIIIAFSPEASTSTVSMQNKQGIRLDSDTGTRTPIKHVINIYLENHSFDNLFGIYPIDNYTANSSISANLSIPLNLLSDRAARNMLTEIPTGTFYTKDPNEGYVSYHLDFNHGKLNGFLKGSGPQGLTYYSAAQEAPQWDIAEQYGLADNFYAPCLSESAPHHLYYVAGYSPIINDYGPPPYIPYSQSIFGELSKYNISYGVYLNNTAYRCASWNFLYGHSHYSSHLQSWNAFLNQTANGTLPAVSYFFSQGTGKSMGPPDNILNGEMLLLYVIDAVEKSPLWNSTAIFITYDGFGGYYDQVVPPVMDNVQLGLRIPLIVISPYAKEDYISNTQMLVTSILGFIDYNWKMPALNKMVDDSYLPLDFFNFSDMRGPIQFNASAGFPVPSNIHFALVTDTSTDNYSGLFPMEPQIPLNTLGYNRSGSSSVNLSSMGVGILNKNEHGYIPFFESIGFYSLLVVVEIAIAAAIVTMYRRR, from the coding sequence ATGAGGGCGAAACTGTTTCTCAAAGTTGCTGTAATTGCCATTGCTTTAATGTTTATAATAATAGCCTTTTCCCCTGAAGCATCAACATCCACAGTTAGCATGCAAAACAAACAGGGAATAAGGTTAGACTCTGATACAGGAACCAGAACCCCAATAAAGCACGTTATAAATATATATCTGGAAAATCACAGTTTTGATAATCTATTCGGGATATACCCCATTGATAACTACACAGCCAATTCAAGTATTTCTGCAAACCTTTCTATACCATTAAATCTGCTCTCGGACAGGGCAGCAAGGAATATGTTAACTGAAATACCCACAGGAACTTTCTATACCAAGGACCCCAATGAGGGATATGTTTCATACCATCTGGATTTTAATCATGGAAAACTAAATGGTTTTCTAAAAGGTAGTGGTCCCCAGGGCCTTACCTACTATTCTGCCGCACAGGAGGCACCTCAATGGGATATTGCAGAGCAATACGGCCTGGCCGATAATTTTTATGCCCCGTGCCTCTCTGAAAGTGCACCACATCATCTTTACTATGTTGCAGGTTACTCTCCAATAATCAATGATTATGGCCCTCCTCCCTATATTCCATATTCACAGTCTATATTCGGGGAGCTTTCAAAATATAATATATCATATGGAGTCTACCTGAATAATACAGCATATAGATGTGCATCATGGAATTTTCTGTACGGGCATAGCCACTATTCCTCACACCTCCAGAGCTGGAACGCCTTTTTGAATCAAACTGCAAATGGTACACTCCCGGCGGTTAGCTATTTCTTTTCACAGGGCACAGGCAAAAGCATGGGGCCTCCGGATAATATACTGAACGGCGAAATGCTGCTGCTTTATGTCATAGACGCAGTTGAAAAAAGCCCGCTGTGGAACTCTACAGCCATATTCATTACCTACGATGGCTTCGGAGGGTATTATGACCAGGTTGTTCCGCCTGTTATGGATAATGTACAGCTTGGCTTAAGGATACCACTTATAGTTATATCTCCATATGCCAAGGAAGATTATATTTCTAATACCCAGATGCTTGTTACATCAATACTTGGGTTTATCGATTATAACTGGAAAATGCCAGCACTGAATAAAATGGTCGACGATTCGTACCTGCCCTTGGATTTCTTCAATTTCTCTGACATGCGAGGGCCCATACAATTTAATGCTTCCGCTGGTTTTCCTGTCCCGTCTAATATACATTTTGCCCTGGTGACAGACACTTCCACGGACAACTATTCAGGACTCTTCCCCATGGAGCCACAGATACCTCTAAACACATTGGGGTATAACAGGTCTGGCTCTTCATCTGTAAATCTCTCCTCCATGGGTGTGGGCATACTGAATAAAAATGAACATGGATACATACCCTTCTTTGAAAGCATTGGATTTTATTCCCTACTGGTGGTAGTGGAGATAGCAATTGCAGCGGCCATTGTAACCATGTACAGGAGGAGGTGA
- a CDS encoding MFS transporter, producing the protein MEEINNSSRRWFILAAYTLVALSSQAIWLNFSGIAVPQVETIYRVNVSEIGYLAAFWPLIFIPLSIPTGILVDRIGFKKVVSMGALIIAFFSWMRIFAGRDFIMLVVFQSLAGIGQPFIFNGISKIAGTWFPAGEQAVATGVGTLGQILGMIVALIVAPLMVPLSSFSELRANMIVFSLIATVAFILFFIISRENPSFTPSHDKNLVSEIRGLLNIRNIILLMALFFIGVGIFSGLAQWIESMLASRGVSSLTGGIIAASMLISGIAGMIVIPYIADKKSKLKQFVQVNSLIAAVFLLLFAFRANIAIYFAIAIVIGFFLLSLAPIGLQISLETAGEKRSGTSASLIWLASQVGALFLILIMGDLGPVTFTVSKVLFPPWFLTMLVVAVLTLVAFGLSFFIKNTRNRQGKMINESR; encoded by the coding sequence ATGGAAGAAATAAATAACTCCAGCCGTAGATGGTTTATACTTGCAGCTTATACACTTGTTGCACTGTCCTCCCAGGCCATATGGTTGAATTTTTCAGGCATAGCTGTTCCCCAGGTTGAAACCATATACAGGGTCAATGTATCCGAAATCGGCTATCTGGCTGCATTCTGGCCGCTTATTTTCATACCCTTATCAATACCCACAGGCATACTTGTTGACAGAATAGGCTTCAAGAAGGTTGTTTCAATGGGGGCCCTGATTATTGCCTTCTTTTCATGGATGAGGATCTTTGCCGGCAGGGATTTCATAATGCTGGTTGTTTTTCAGAGCCTGGCGGGGATAGGACAACCATTCATATTCAATGGAATATCAAAAATAGCGGGTACATGGTTTCCTGCAGGGGAACAGGCTGTTGCGACGGGAGTTGGTACCCTGGGGCAAATACTTGGAATGATCGTTGCACTTATAGTTGCCCCACTAATGGTTCCCCTCTCATCGTTCTCTGAACTCCGTGCAAATATGATAGTTTTTTCCTTGATAGCCACTGTTGCATTTATCTTATTCTTTATAATTTCCCGGGAGAACCCTTCATTTACACCATCCCATGACAAAAATCTTGTAAGCGAGATCAGGGGGCTTCTCAATATAAGGAATATTATACTTCTCATGGCGCTGTTCTTTATAGGTGTGGGGATATTCAGTGGGCTGGCGCAGTGGATAGAGAGCATGCTGGCATCCCGTGGGGTTTCATCCCTCACAGGGGGGATTATAGCAGCATCCATGCTTATCAGTGGAATTGCAGGGATGATAGTGATACCGTACATTGCAGATAAAAAATCCAAGCTAAAACAGTTTGTTCAGGTTAACAGCCTTATAGCCGCTGTATTTCTACTGTTATTTGCTTTCAGGGCGAATATTGCCATATACTTTGCTATTGCCATTGTTATAGGGTTCTTCCTGCTTTCACTGGCACCAATAGGCCTTCAGATATCACTTGAAACCGCCGGTGAGAAAAGGTCAGGCACATCAGCAAGCCTTATCTGGCTGGCATCACAGGTCGGTGCCCTATTTCTCATACTGATAATGGGGGATCTCGGACCCGTGACATTTACGGTGTCCAAAGTGCTGTTTCCACCCTGGTTTTTGACCATGCTTGTTGTGGCTGTTCTTACCCTAGTTGCATTCGGCCTGAGTTTCTTTATAAAAAACACCAGGAACCGTCAGGGAAAAATGATCAATGAAAGCAGGTGA
- a CDS encoding FGGY-family carbohydrate kinase has translation MDKIKAMLGLDMGTSSCKAILLDDQMKTVATSFCSYGLDIGNQGAAEQNPDEWWNAIKSCISNIKNRAGEYHIASIGVTGQWSGTVPVDSKGKALHNAIIWMDTRGSKEVEALTGGFPSISGYRVDKLYRWLHLTGGAPAHSGKDTIAHILYIRENMQDIYRDTYKFLEPKDYINMRLTGNFKTTWDTATLLWSSDNRNPDKIKYSESLIRLNKLDPDKLPEMIRAVDIAGKITPEAASELGLPDDVDVIGGCGDTQCSLLGGGCIDHYSTLLYLGTSSWITAHVAHKKTDIIHNIASLPSAIEGKYFIAAEQENASSCMEYISGILGIGGNDKYYTIDRMASASPPGSNGLIFLPWVYGERAPVEDSLLRGGFFNLSLGHGREDLIRSVMEGVAFNSKWLLAIVDKFLGKGNVPNRIIMSGGGALSSVWPQILSDVLEREISVIPDPRFSTVRGIALLAGVGSGIISMEDLKTVSGEPAVYKPNVENFVVYRKNFEEFKNYYRNNRKSMHRINTAK, from the coding sequence ATGGATAAAATTAAGGCTATGCTGGGATTGGATATGGGGACATCCTCCTGTAAGGCCATACTCCTTGATGACCAGATGAAAACAGTGGCAACTTCTTTCTGCAGCTATGGCCTTGATATCGGAAACCAGGGGGCTGCAGAGCAGAATCCTGACGAATGGTGGAATGCTATAAAATCCTGTATCAGCAATATAAAAAACAGGGCTGGCGAATATCATATAGCCTCAATTGGGGTCACAGGCCAGTGGTCAGGCACTGTTCCTGTTGACAGCAAAGGAAAGGCGCTTCACAATGCCATAATCTGGATGGACACGAGGGGAAGCAAAGAGGTGGAAGCACTTACAGGTGGTTTCCCATCAATTTCCGGATACAGGGTTGATAAGCTGTACAGATGGCTTCATCTTACAGGAGGAGCTCCTGCCCATTCCGGTAAGGATACTATTGCCCATATTCTGTATATCAGGGAAAACATGCAGGACATATACAGGGATACATATAAATTTCTGGAACCAAAGGATTATATCAACATGCGACTTACGGGGAACTTTAAAACAACATGGGATACTGCAACATTGCTGTGGTCAAGTGATAACCGAAATCCGGATAAAATCAAATATAGTGAGTCGCTTATACGATTGAATAAGCTGGATCCGGATAAACTTCCAGAGATGATAAGGGCTGTGGATATTGCAGGAAAGATCACACCGGAAGCTGCCTCAGAGCTTGGGCTTCCGGATGACGTTGATGTAATAGGCGGATGTGGAGATACCCAGTGCTCACTTCTGGGTGGTGGTTGCATTGATCATTATTCCACTCTGCTCTACCTGGGAACATCCTCATGGATTACAGCCCATGTGGCGCATAAAAAAACCGACATAATACACAATATTGCATCCCTTCCCTCAGCAATTGAAGGAAAATATTTCATAGCAGCAGAACAGGAAAACGCATCAAGCTGCATGGAGTACATATCCGGTATACTTGGAATAGGAGGTAATGATAAGTACTATACAATTGATAGGATGGCTTCCGCCTCTCCTCCCGGTTCAAATGGCCTAATTTTCCTGCCATGGGTCTACGGAGAAAGGGCACCTGTCGAAGATTCCCTTTTAAGGGGTGGATTTTTCAATCTGTCCCTTGGCCATGGAAGGGAGGATTTAATAAGGTCAGTCATGGAAGGGGTTGCTTTCAACTCAAAATGGCTCCTTGCCATAGTGGATAAATTCCTGGGAAAGGGAAACGTACCCAACAGAATTATCATGTCTGGTGGAGGCGCACTCTCCAGCGTCTGGCCCCAGATACTATCTGACGTGCTGGAAAGAGAAATAAGCGTAATTCCAGACCCGAGATTTTCAACTGTCCGGGGCATAGCCCTGCTGGCTGGGGTGGGGTCTGGCATCATCTCCATGGAAGACCTGAAGACAGTATCAGGGGAGCCTGCTGTTTACAAGCCCAACGTGGAAAATTTCGTCGTTTACAGGAAAAATTTTGAAGAATTTAAGAATTATTACAGGAATAACAGGAAATCTATGCACAGGATAAATACAGCAAAATAA